From a region of the Fusarium verticillioides 7600 chromosome 9, whole genome shotgun sequence genome:
- a CDS encoding glutathione S-transferase, whose translation MSQPDPKRVKTDDDAPYELIYWPVIPGRGEFVRLVFEEAGVPYSDVAQNIEKGMNTVKSLTSTDNIGDEHNPPALAPPALKHGDLLISQTPNILLYVAPRVGLAPKEGNGVYHLNEIVLTILDGLVNELHDTHHPIAISLYYEDQKEESKKKSQYFIKERLPKYFKYMQRVLDAKTSGEGPWLYGDSLTYADLVLFQAVDGTKFAFPKSTEALKKSGEYDGVFRLYDAVKERPNISKYLQSDRRRKYSEGIWRYYPELEEE comes from the exons atgtctcaGCCAGATCCCAAGCGCGTCAAaactgatgacgatgctccCTATGAGCTCATCTACTGGCCAGTCATTCCTGGTCGTGGCGAATTCGTCCGCCTCGTGttcgaagaagctggtgttCCTTACTCAGACGTTGCGCAAAACATAGAGAAGGGCATGAATACAGTCAAAAGCCTTACTTCTACAGACAACATCGGCGATGAGCACAACCCACCTGCTCTAGCTCCCCCAGCTCTCAAGCACGGCGATCTTCTCATTTCTCAGACGCCCAATATTCTTCTATACGTCGCTCCAAGGGTCGGTCTAGCTCCCAAAGAAGGAAACGGCGTGTATCATCTCAATGAGATTGTTTTGACGATCCTGGATGGTCTTGTAAATGAACTCCATGATACTCATCACCCTATCGCCATCAGTCTCTACTACGAGGACCAGAAGGAGGAGTCCAAGAAAAAGTCCCAATATTTCATCAAGGAGCGCCTCCCCAAGTATTTCAAGTACATGCAGCGAGTGCTTGATGCCAAAACCAGTGGTGAGGGGCCATGGCTATATGGCGACAGCTTGACCTATGCAGACCTCGTCCTTTTCCAG gctgttgatggcACCAAGTTTGCCTTCCCTAAGTCCACTGAGGCTTTGAAGAAGTCAGGTGAATACGATGGCGTTTTCAGGTTGTATGACGCTGTCAAGGAGAGGCCCAATATCAGCAAGTACCTTCAGAGTGACAGGCGCAGGAAGTACTCAGAGGGAATCTGGCGATATTACCCTGAGTTGGAAGAGGAATAG
- a CDS encoding glutathione S-transferase, with amino-acid sequence MSQPDPKRVKTDDDAPYELIYWPVIPGRGEFVRLVFEEAGVPYSDVAQNIEKGMNTVKSLTSTDNIGDEHNPPALAPPALKHGDLLISQTPNILLYVAPRVGLAPKEGNGVYHLNEIVLTILDGLVNELHDTHHPIAISLYYEDQKEESKKKSQYFIKERLPKYFKYMQRVLDAKTSGEGPWLYGDSLTYADLVLFQVSDTYKMSIKSFFDSLKTHQAVDGTKFAFPKSTEALKKSGEYDGVFRLYDAVKERPNISKYLQSDRRRKYSEGIWRYYPELEEE; translated from the coding sequence atgtctcaGCCAGATCCCAAGCGCGTCAAaactgatgacgatgctccCTATGAGCTCATCTACTGGCCAGTCATTCCTGGTCGTGGCGAATTCGTCCGCCTCGTGttcgaagaagctggtgttCCTTACTCAGACGTTGCGCAAAACATAGAGAAGGGCATGAATACAGTCAAAAGCCTTACTTCTACAGACAACATCGGCGATGAGCACAACCCACCTGCTCTAGCTCCCCCAGCTCTCAAGCACGGCGATCTTCTCATTTCTCAGACGCCCAATATTCTTCTATACGTCGCTCCAAGGGTCGGTCTAGCTCCCAAAGAAGGAAACGGCGTGTATCATCTCAATGAGATTGTTTTGACGATCCTGGATGGTCTTGTAAATGAACTCCATGATACTCATCACCCTATCGCCATCAGTCTCTACTACGAGGACCAGAAGGAGGAGTCCAAGAAAAAGTCCCAATATTTCATCAAGGAGCGCCTCCCCAAGTATTTCAAGTACATGCAGCGAGTGCTTGATGCCAAAACCAGTGGTGAGGGGCCATGGCTATATGGCGACAGCTTGACCTATGCAGACCTCGTCCTTTTCCAGGTGAGTGACACTTACAAAATGtccatcaagtccttctttgACTCACTGAAAACCCAccaggctgttgatggcACCAAGTTTGCCTTCCCTAAGTCCACTGAGGCTTTGAAGAAGTCAGGTGAATACGATGGCGTTTTCAGGTTGTATGACGCTGTCAAGGAGAGGCCCAATATCAGCAAGTACCTTCAGAGTGACAGGCGCAGGAAGTACTCAGAGGGAATCTGGCGATATTACCCTGAGTTGGAAGAGGAATAG
- a CDS encoding uracil phosphoribosyltransferase: MPSLPSNVHVSQHPCLRAKLSQLRSKTNSPRDVKSLIHEISLIVSCEALASSLEATEGTQDETPLGFQFTSTTVQPSTMCLVPILRSGLGMVDAVQTMLPVPVPVHHLGMYREPSTLDPVEYYNNLPQQIPGDSSSSNASSLAILVDPVIATGGTCAAAIQTLREWGAKRIIVLAVIGADEGVQRVAAEWPEGCEVWIAAVDKELTKDGMLKPGVGDVGDRLFLTIGK, translated from the exons ATGCCTTCACTGCCTTCAAACGTTCATGTCTCCCAACACCCGTGTCTGCGGGCAAAGCTGAGCCAGCTTCGCTCAAAGACCAACAGTCCTAGAGACGTCAAATCACTGATTCATGAGATCTCTCTGATTGTCTCTTGTGAAGCTCTCGCCTCGTCTTTGGAAGCTACGGAAGGGACTCAG GATGAGACGCCTTTGGGCTTCCAGTTCACTTCCACAACAGTGCAACCAAGTACCATGTGTCTGGTTCCCATTCTGCGATCAGGCCTTGGAATGGTTGACG CCGTGCAAACCATGCTCCCTGTCCCAGTTCCAGTTCATCATCTGGGCATGTACCGTGAGCCTTCAACTCTCGACCCAGTCGAGTACTACAACAATCTTCCCCAGCAAATCCCGGGTGACTCCTCCAGTAGCAATGCTAGTAGTCTTGCTATCTTGGTCGACCCTGTTATCGCGACCGGTGGAACCTGCGCCGCCGCTATCCAGACGCTCCGTGAATGGGGCGCAAAGAGAATCATTGTTCTCGCCGTAATTGGAGCTGACGAGGGTGTTCAGAGAGTCGCTGCCGAGTGGCCCGAGGGATGCGAGGTTTGGATTGCAGCAGTGGACAAGGAGTTGACCAAGGATGGTATGCTGAAACCTGGTGtgggagatgttggtgatagGCTGTTCTTGACTATCGGCAAATGA
- a CDS encoding DNA ligase 4, translating to MSQTDEAQREDEIQYGIVGMTREEIEEKFPNRPKNHSKTLVFSELFREVFNPLNENKKQNATGTGPRKGFRGVNKLSPHEQRRHIIERFITRWRKEVGPDFYPALRLILPDKDRDRGVYGLKENTIGKLLVKLMKIDKNSEDGYNLLHWKLPGQTTASRLAGDFAGRCFEVISKRPMRTEVGNMSIAEVNEQLDKLAASIGEAENLRVFETFYNRMNSEELMWLIRIVLKQMKVGATEKTFLDLWHPDGDALFSVSSSLRRVCWELHDPETRLEQEETGVALMQCFQPQLAQFQMPSSFEKMIALLRPTEQDPEFWIEEKLDGERMQVHMVQDKSHPGGKRFCFWSRKAKDYTYLYGDGLQDENSSLTRHLKNAFASGVKNLILDGEMITWDMGVDKIVPFGTLKTAALSEQKNKSDTDSAGHRPLFRTFDILYLNNKPLTQYTLRDRHRALEKAIKPVHRRLEIHSYAKATSADAIEPLLREVVANASEGLVLKNPRSMYRLNSRNDDWLKVKPEYMSEFGESLDCVIIGGYYGSGKRGGMLSSFLCGLRVTQNHIQAGANPEKCFSFFKVGGGFRAEDYAEIRHRTEGKWIEWDQKNPPSKYIELGGGELRQYERPDVWIRPKDSVVVSVKAASVGPSDQFARGFTLRFPRFRRLRLDRTWDTALSLEEFQELKERVDEESKEKAMTVEDRKRRNPKRVKRELIIAGEDAIVPESKGATTDLFKGLDFCVLSEALRPYKKTKTQLETIIKENGGTVVQRAVPGTNMVLIADKKVVKVASLIKGGAVDIIRPKWIRDCLEQELGAFLLPFEPSHLFHATDELQGAAEDNTDQFGDSYARDLSIEELRELMHDIPKIEDGTHFDKDEFLQQLEEHGNDLGRLRSFTFRRCVVLFHAVEAGDNKISRLKHLVKYGGGNVTNDTNDLSVTHVVIEGDDLMQVGEAADMVRKELSSRRVQPRLVTGKWIDDCWNESTLLDEEQFMIP from the exons ATGTCGCAAACTGACGAGGCACAGCGTGAAGACGAGATCCAATATGGTATCGTGGGCATGACCCGcgaagagattgaggaaAA GTTTCCGAATCGCCCAAAGAATCACTCCAAGACCCTCGTCTTCTCGGAGCTGTTTCGAGAAGTCTTCAACCCCCtcaatgagaacaagaagcagaatgcCACTGGCACAGGCCCTAGAAAAGGTTTCCGTGGTGTGAATAAGCTTTCTCCTCATGAACAGCGTCGGCACATTATTGAGCGCTTCATCACTCGATGGCGCAAAGAAGTTGGTCCTGATTTCTATCCCGCTTTGCGCCTAATCCTGCCAGACAAAGACCGTGACCGTGGAGTTTATGGGCTCAAAGAAAACACAATTGGAAAGTTGCTTGTCAAGCTTATGAAAATCGACAAAAATTCCGAAGATGGCTACAACCTCTTGCATTGGAAGCTACCAGGTCAGACTACTGCGTCGCGCCTGGCGGGTGACTTTGCAGGACGATGTTTTGAAGTCATCTCAAAGAGGCCAATGCGCACCGAGGTTGGGAACATGAGCATTGCAGAAGTCAATGAGCAGCTTGACAAACTCGCAGCTTCAATAGGGGAGGCAGAGAATCTGCGAGTCTTTGAGACCTTCTACAATCGTATGAATTCAGAAGAGCTCATGTGGCTCATTCGGATCGTCCTCAAACAGATGAAAGTTGGGGCCACGGAGAAGACTTTCCTTGACTTGTGGCATCCAGACGGAGACGCTCTATTTAGTGTGTCATCAAGTTTAAGACGTGTTTGCTGGGAGCTGCATGACCCAGAAACCCGCCTTGAGCAGGAGGAAACTGGCGTTGCCTTAATGCAATGTTTCCAACCACAACTCGCACAATTCCAGATGCCTTCATCATTTGAAAAAATGATCGCTCTTCTGCGACCGACCGAGCAAGACCCCGAATTCTGGATTGAGGAAAAGTTGGACGGTGAGCGTATGCAAGTCCATATGGTCCAAGACAAGAGTCACCCAGGCGGCAAACGGTTCTGTTTTTGGTCGCGGAAAGCCAAAGATTACACATATCTCTACGGCGATGGTCTTCAAGACGAGAACTCAAGTCTAACCAGACATTTAAAAAACGCATTTGCATCTGGAGTGAAAAACTTGATATTGGACGGCGAAATGATCACCTGGGATATGGGTGTCGACAAGATAGTGCCCTTTGGCACCCTCAAAACAGCTGCGCTTTCGGAACAGAAGAATAAGTCGGATACAGACTCAGCTGGCCACAGGCCATTGTTCCGCACTTTTGATATCCTTTATCTGAACAACAAACCTCTAACCCAATATACCCTACGGGATCGACATCGAGCTTTGGAAAAGGCTATCAAGCCTGTTCATCGCCGACTTGAAATTCACAGTTACGCTAAGGCAACGAGTGCCGATGCAATTGAGCCTCTTCTCCGCGAGGTTGTCGCTAATGCTTCTGAAGGCCTTGTGCTGAAGAACCCGCGATCTATGTACCGTCTCAATAGTCGAAATGATGACTGGCTTAAGGTCAAGCCTGAATACATGTCCGAGTTTGGCGAGTCCCTCGACTGTGTCATTATTGGTGGCTACTACGGTTCAGGGAAACGAGGTGGCATgctatcaagcttcttgtgTGGACTGCGTGTTACGCAAAATCATATCCAAGCTGGCGCCAACCCCGAGAAGTGTTTCAGTTTCTTCAAGGTCGGTGGCGGTTTCCGTGCAGAAGACTATGCGGAAATTCGGCATCGAACAGAAGGCAAATGGATTGAGTGGGATCAGAAGAATCCGCCATCAAAGTACATCGAacttggaggaggagagctTAGACAGTATGAGAGACCGGATGTTTGGATCAGACCTAAAGActctgttgttgtttctgTGAAAGCAGCCAGTGTTGGACCTTCAGATCAATTCGCTAGAGGCTTCACACTAAGATTCCCACGATTCAGAAGACTTCGACTGGACCGAACTTGGGATACGGCCCTCTCCCTTGAAGAGTTccaggagttgaaggagcgAGTTGACGAAGAGTCAAAGGAGAAGGCGATGACGGTTGAGGACAGGAAGCGGCGCAACCCCAAGCGAGTGAAGAGAGAGCTGATCATTGCTGGGGAGGACGCAATTGTACCGGAGTCCAAGGGAGCGACGACAGACCTTTTCAAGGGACTTGACTTCTGCGTGCTTTCAGAAGCGCTCCGGCCTTAcaaaaagaccaagacgCAGCTTGaaaccatcatcaaggagaatGGCGGCACAGTCGTACAACGAGCCGTGCCAGGGACAAACATGGTTCTGATAGCCGACAAGAAGGTGGTGAAGGTGGCGAGCCTCATTAAAGGAGGGGCCGTTGACATTATCCGCCCCAAATGGATAAGAGATTGTCTCGAACAGGAATTGGGGGCGTTTCTTTTGCCATTTGAACCTTCGCATCTGTTTCACGCTACTGATGAATTACAAGGAGCGGCAGAAGATAACACAGATCAGTTTGGGGACAGCTACGCGCGGGATCTTTCCATCGAAGAACTCAGAGAGCTAATGCACGACATCCCTAAGATTGAGGACGGCACGCATTTTGACAAGGATGAATTTCTCcaacagcttgaggagcatGGGAACGACTTGGGACGATTAAGGAGCTTTACCTTCCGACGCTGTGTGGTGCTGTTTCATGCCGTGGAAGCTGGCGACAACAAGATTTCGAGGCTAAAGCACCTTGTCAAGTACGGTGGGGGTAATGTTACAAATGACACCAATGATCTGTCTGTGACACATGTGGTGATCGAGGGCGACGACCTGATGCAAGTGGGAGAGGCGGCTGATATGGTACGAAAAGAACTGAGCTCAAGGCGTGTGCAACCAAGATTAGTGACAGGAAAATGGATTGACGATTGCTGGAATGAGAGCACATTACTTGACGAGGAGCAGTTTATGATTCCTTGA